A DNA window from Maribellus comscasis contains the following coding sequences:
- a CDS encoding DUF4932 domain-containing protein — MKNQILSGLIIFLFISCETEVKNIEKKINIKVDERIELLSIVQHFTTWAAYGHNRYDLYYQSEVEEYFKPYSDHQAVKLCQELYDFGFSFDAPPTFVLYHSELPGFEQSTPYTEYLISRAGSELKLKEFANSLQNFAIKSNFEKFYNSQTDFYKRVVDSIKQTIPDENYIRTLENYYGDKKESYTIIADPLFQRGGYGPQIQSDDGELVYSILGAKNSINGFPVFGDKNIFEHIMLHEFSHSFVNPVTERYLKAVNNSENLFEPIENKMRKMAYPEWSICVNEHLVRVNVARMLAKLKHNKSDILKQEFNRGFIYIYDLDSLMEGYESSRNIFKKYEDFYPEIINYFDDRNAKK, encoded by the coding sequence ATGAAGAACCAAATACTATCCGGACTGATTATTTTTCTTTTCATTTCGTGTGAAACCGAAGTGAAGAATATCGAAAAGAAAATTAACATCAAAGTTGATGAACGAATAGAGTTGTTGTCGATAGTCCAACATTTTACTACCTGGGCTGCATATGGACACAACCGATATGATTTGTATTATCAATCCGAGGTTGAAGAATATTTCAAACCTTATTCTGACCATCAGGCTGTGAAACTCTGTCAGGAGTTATACGATTTTGGATTTAGTTTCGACGCACCACCTACTTTTGTGTTGTATCATTCAGAATTACCCGGTTTTGAACAGAGCACTCCGTATACCGAATATTTAATCAGTCGTGCAGGCTCAGAATTAAAATTAAAAGAGTTTGCGAATTCTCTGCAGAACTTTGCCATAAAAAGTAATTTTGAAAAATTTTATAATTCCCAGACAGATTTTTACAAAAGGGTAGTCGATAGCATAAAACAAACTATACCTGATGAGAACTATATAAGAACGTTGGAAAATTATTACGGCGACAAAAAAGAAAGCTATACAATTATTGCAGATCCTCTGTTTCAACGCGGTGGATACGGCCCGCAAATTCAATCGGACGATGGCGAATTAGTTTACAGCATTCTGGGAGCTAAAAACAGTATCAATGGTTTTCCTGTTTTTGGAGATAAAAATATTTTTGAACACATCATGTTACATGAATTCAGTCATTCTTTTGTAAATCCGGTTACTGAAAGGTATCTCAAGGCTGTAAATAATTCCGAAAATTTATTTGAGCCAATTGAAAACAAAATGAGAAAAATGGCTTATCCTGAATGGAGTATATGTGTTAATGAGCACTTGGTAAGAGTAAATGTAGCCAGAATGTTAGCAAAGTTAAAACACAATAAAAGTGACATTCTTAAACAGGAATTTAATCGGGGATTTATTTATATTTACGATCTAGATTCATTAATGGAGGGGTATGAGAGCTCCCGGAATATTTTTAAAAAATATGAAGATTTTTATCCCGAAATAATTAACTATTTTGATGATAGAAACGCAAAAAAATAA
- a CDS encoding LysE family translocator — MADIQNLLLFIGLSWILIVTPGPDLIYVLTKGISTGKKAGLISAFGVTLGIFVHTILAALGLSVILRTSALAFMIVKVVGAGYLIYLGIRTLINKDELILNKEKQTSTRKIFTQGLLSNTLNPKVALFFMAFLPQFIKTDGTEISPVPFLVLGSVFALFTMIFLTTLGYFSGAVGHYLKTKESVSKWIKNVSGSILVLLGIRLAFMHQK; from the coding sequence ATGGCGGATATACAGAATTTATTGTTGTTCATAGGATTATCCTGGATATTAATAGTTACACCGGGGCCTGATTTGATTTATGTACTTACAAAAGGTATTTCTACAGGTAAAAAAGCAGGATTGATTTCTGCATTTGGTGTAACTTTAGGGATTTTTGTTCATACAATATTGGCGGCACTCGGACTTTCAGTAATACTGAGGACTTCAGCACTTGCTTTTATGATTGTTAAAGTAGTTGGAGCCGGTTACCTGATTTATTTGGGAATCAGAACTTTGATTAACAAAGACGAGTTGATTTTGAACAAAGAAAAACAAACCTCCACCAGAAAAATATTTACACAGGGACTTCTTTCCAACACTTTGAATCCCAAAGTAGCTCTTTTTTTTATGGCTTTTTTGCCTCAGTTCATAAAAACAGACGGAACCGAAATTTCACCGGTTCCTTTCCTTGTTCTCGGATCTGTTTTTGCACTGTTTACAATGATTTTTTTAACAACATTGGGATATTTCTCTGGTGCAGTAGGACATTATCTAAAAACAAAAGAATCGGTATCCAAATGGATTAAAAATGTTTCCGGCAGTATTTTGGTTTTGCTTGGAATCAGACTTGCTTTTATGCATCAGAAATAA
- a CDS encoding ABC-F family ATP-binding cassette domain-containing protein, with protein sequence MLHLQNISYYHPNKDLLFENISFTVNQFEKIALIGNNGVGKSTLLKIIADKLPVSTGQIQCKSQAYYIPQVFGQYNHLTVAQAINIEQKLKALKEVLSGNITAENYVSLDDDWTIEDRCNQALEYWQLNNLNLYQKMETLSGGQKTKVFLAGVSIHQPELVLLDEPSNHLDMAGRQLLYDFIQSAKCSLVVVSHDRKLLQLLHSTYELSKNEVAVYGGNYDFYVQQKQIENNALSQDIQSKEKALRKAREKERETAERQLRMNARGKKKQLKAGTPKTMMNKMKNDSENSASKLKGVHGEKISGISQELHKLRSLLPDIDKMKFGFDASALYKGKILVKATNINYSYDSELLWAENLDVLIKSGERIVLRGLNGSGKTTLIRLILGTQEPQTGTIYRAENQTVYIDQDYSLINNGLTIYEQAQLFNITALQEHDVKIRLSRFLFSGEDWDKPCSVLSGGERMRLMLCCLTIHNQSPDIIVLDEPTNNLDIQNIEILTYAINEYKGTLIVVSHDESFLEQIKIERSIQLKSYKE encoded by the coding sequence ATGTTGCATTTACAAAACATTTCATATTACCATCCGAATAAAGATTTACTTTTTGAGAATATTTCATTCACCGTAAACCAGTTTGAAAAAATAGCGTTAATCGGTAATAACGGAGTTGGAAAATCAACCTTGCTAAAAATTATTGCAGACAAGCTGCCGGTTTCCACCGGCCAAATCCAGTGTAAATCTCAAGCATATTATATCCCTCAGGTATTTGGGCAGTACAATCATCTAACGGTTGCACAGGCAATAAATATTGAGCAAAAATTAAAAGCTTTAAAGGAGGTTTTAAGCGGAAATATAACGGCGGAGAATTATGTTTCTCTTGATGATGACTGGACAATAGAAGACCGCTGCAACCAGGCGCTGGAATACTGGCAGTTAAATAATTTGAACCTGTACCAAAAAATGGAAACGTTAAGTGGAGGACAAAAGACAAAAGTATTTTTGGCGGGAGTCTCCATTCATCAGCCCGAGCTGGTTTTACTGGATGAACCGAGCAATCATTTGGATATGGCGGGAAGACAGTTGCTATACGACTTTATTCAATCTGCCAAATGTTCTCTGGTTGTAGTCAGTCACGACCGGAAATTGTTGCAGCTTTTGCATTCAACGTATGAGTTGAGTAAAAACGAAGTTGCGGTTTATGGTGGCAATTATGACTTTTATGTGCAGCAAAAACAGATAGAAAATAATGCTTTAAGCCAGGATATACAAAGTAAAGAGAAGGCGCTTCGGAAAGCCAGGGAAAAAGAACGTGAAACAGCAGAAAGACAACTGCGGATGAATGCCCGGGGAAAAAAGAAACAGCTAAAGGCAGGAACTCCTAAAACCATGATGAATAAAATGAAAAACGATTCGGAAAACAGCGCTTCAAAACTAAAAGGTGTTCATGGTGAAAAAATTAGTGGTATTTCACAGGAGTTGCACAAATTACGTTCTCTGTTACCCGACATCGATAAAATGAAATTTGGGTTTGATGCTTCCGCCCTGTATAAAGGTAAAATACTGGTCAAAGCAACAAACATCAACTATAGCTACGATTCTGAATTATTGTGGGCGGAAAACCTGGATGTGCTTATTAAAAGCGGAGAACGTATTGTTTTGCGCGGATTAAACGGTTCAGGAAAAACAACGTTGATCAGGTTGATTTTAGGAACCCAGGAACCTCAAACCGGAACCATTTACAGGGCGGAGAATCAGACGGTTTACATCGATCAGGATTATTCTTTAATCAATAATGGTCTGACTATTTATGAACAGGCACAATTGTTTAACATCACCGCGTTACAGGAACACGACGTAAAAATACGGCTTAGCCGCTTCCTGTTTTCCGGAGAAGACTGGGATAAGCCTTGCAGTGTGTTAAGTGGCGGTGAACGTATGCGTTTAATGCTTTGCTGTTTAACCATTCATAATCAATCGCCCGATATTATTGTTTTAGATGAGCCGACAAATAACCTGGATATTCAGAATATAGAAATACTGACCTACGCCATAAACGAATACAAAGGAACTTTAATCGTTGTATCTCATGATGAAAGTTTCCTCGAGCAGATAAAAATAGAACGGTCGATTCAGTTGAAAAGCTATAAAGAGTAA
- a CDS encoding PAS domain S-box protein has translation MNNLESFPLIDKFFRCSNDLLFIADKEWKFIKLNPEWEKILGYKISELKGKKFIEFIHPDDIKETIKVVENLAVKAEVIDFNNRYKHRNGEYRWLRWRLYSEEDIVFATAQDITESKKVEDDLRNKEAILHSTLDSMNDGLLIVTNEGKVIHYNNRFKEIFLIPEDILVKNDDKLFLESVKNQIINPDKFLKKVEDIYQGHEITKDIIDLKNGKIIERLSHPLQKESLINGRVWIFRDITEQRKTEEVIHQSEKKYRSLFENMTSGFALHEMLYDKQGNPSDFRYIEANPAFEKLTGVPADTIKGKTVKSIMPNIEDYWLQTYGHVAMTGKPYSYMNYASDLGKYYDTYIFSPEKNKFAVVFNDVTGRIEKEDRLKLFKASIDHASEEIYWLNKTGAIEYVNEKTCENLGYSKEELLKLTIFDVDPTFSKKNWDKLWKGFQNQKEKRTASYVFETTNQRKDGSIYPVEVHSIHLWLDNRELQIAHVHDISNQKHNEDILRQSEEKYRLLFENLTVGFTLQRVIFNEMGKAVDFTFEEINPACEKYLNMPAAKVIGGRAKKLFPKTEDYWLEAYSEVIETGNPITYVNYSAELDKYIESYIFKIKKNYVATFFNDVTDRVKNAKILNKFKTSVDNSLDGVFWINEEGGFDYVNQQASKMLRYTHEELIQLKIFDIDPNTDKKVFKDIWNDLHKNKSFKSYTLESCHKRKDGSVFPIEVNSVFIWKDNNGFLISNIRDITERKEYEENLLKNQKLLNDSQRAGNIGSWEYYIETDELIWNDQVYDIYGMDKSVKLNYQVFIDLVYPEDRAYFEQKYQESLELGVFPEYEYRIVKPDETLCYLKTMGNIEFSENNKPYRTYGIVQDITEQKQYEKKILENQKLLNESQRIAKMGSWELILENFRIHWSDSMYLLHGLDKQTFNLTHDNFLQLVHPDDRQSIIKNIEKTHEAEKIDNDEYRIIRPDGEVRTILTSAEVIKNEDNQPVKLIGVVQDITESKIAKEALIESEERARLFVENTPLPIALFDTNMCYIIASKQWYLTYNVDEQNITGKYHYDLFPETSHRWRDLHQQAIQGNVIKSEKDKFIRQNGSFQWVRYELHPWHKGDKTVGGMVAFTEDITQKVEAAEALKETEQKMQRIFEFAPISIGLLDKRVILDVNSQVCNLTWYKKEELIGNKTEVVFPTKKEYEMVGEVMYKQLAEKGFGEFESKWERKDGKLINVYLTLTYLDPEDPAKGVLFTAMDITKQKEAEKQLINAKERAEESEFFLRESQRTGNIGSYKMYFNPGNWISTETLNNIFGINESYTKDTIGWLKLVHPDDRKMMDDYFRNEVIGKLQPFNKEYQIIRKTDNETRWVHGMGKLYLDDKGHLSHMLGTIQDITERKLIEEERKMMNIELEKRVIKRTDQLQQANKDLEAFAYSVSHDLRAPLRHIDGFMHLLEKTIGPADSKVQNYMDKIFYSAKNMSSMIDELLKFSRLGRADLKTRQVNLTTIINEIINRLKPDYTGRNMQWKINELPEVFGDQGLLEIAFENLISNAIKYTLKKDPAIIEIGQQKNCRTESVCIFIKDNGAGFDMAYKDKLFGVFQRLHKSEEFEGIGIGLANVKQIITKHGGTIEVESEINKGAIFYIILPIQKKHEQRRQNTICRR, from the coding sequence TTGAATAATTTAGAATCATTTCCTCTCATCGACAAGTTTTTTAGGTGTAGCAATGATTTGTTATTCATAGCTGATAAAGAATGGAAGTTTATAAAATTAAACCCGGAATGGGAAAAGATACTAGGATATAAAATTTCTGAACTGAAAGGGAAAAAATTCATCGAATTTATTCATCCCGATGATATTAAAGAAACAATTAAAGTTGTAGAAAATTTAGCTGTTAAAGCCGAAGTTATTGATTTTAATAACCGTTATAAACATAGGAATGGGGAATACCGATGGTTACGTTGGAGGTTATATTCAGAAGAAGATATAGTATTCGCAACGGCTCAGGATATTACAGAAAGTAAAAAAGTTGAAGATGATTTAAGGAACAAAGAAGCTATTTTACATTCTACCCTTGATTCAATGAACGATGGCCTGTTGATTGTCACGAACGAAGGAAAGGTGATCCATTATAATAATCGTTTCAAAGAAATATTTTTAATTCCTGAAGATATACTTGTAAAAAATGATGATAAGCTTTTCCTTGAAAGTGTGAAAAATCAAATTATCAATCCGGATAAATTTTTAAAAAAGGTCGAAGATATTTATCAGGGTCATGAAATAACAAAAGATATCATTGATTTAAAAAACGGAAAAATTATTGAGCGTTTGTCGCACCCTCTTCAAAAAGAAAGTTTAATAAATGGCCGTGTATGGATATTCCGCGATATAACAGAGCAAAGAAAAACGGAAGAAGTTATTCATCAAAGTGAAAAAAAATACCGGAGTCTTTTTGAAAATATGACCAGTGGTTTTGCGCTTCATGAGATGTTATACGATAAGCAGGGAAATCCATCCGATTTCAGGTATATTGAAGCAAATCCTGCATTTGAAAAATTAACGGGTGTGCCGGCAGATACGATAAAAGGCAAAACCGTCAAAAGTATAATGCCTAATATCGAAGATTACTGGCTACAAACATATGGCCATGTTGCAATGACGGGAAAACCGTACAGTTATATGAATTACGCTTCCGATTTAGGTAAATACTATGATACATACATTTTTAGCCCCGAAAAAAACAAGTTTGCTGTTGTATTTAATGATGTTACCGGACGAATAGAAAAAGAAGATAGACTAAAGCTTTTTAAAGCCTCAATTGACCATGCCAGTGAAGAAATATATTGGTTGAATAAAACCGGGGCCATTGAATATGTTAACGAAAAAACATGTGAAAATCTTGGTTACTCTAAAGAAGAGCTATTAAAGCTTACTATTTTTGATGTGGATCCAACATTTTCAAAGAAAAATTGGGATAAATTATGGAAAGGGTTCCAGAATCAAAAAGAAAAAAGGACAGCCAGTTATGTGTTTGAAACTACAAACCAACGTAAAGATGGTTCGATCTACCCGGTTGAAGTTCATTCCATTCATTTATGGTTAGACAACAGAGAATTGCAAATAGCTCATGTACACGATATTAGCAACCAAAAACACAATGAAGATATTTTACGCCAAAGTGAAGAAAAATACAGGCTGTTATTCGAAAATCTGACTGTTGGCTTTACCTTGCAACGTGTGATCTTCAATGAAATGGGGAAAGCCGTTGATTTTACTTTTGAAGAGATTAACCCGGCTTGTGAGAAATACTTAAATATGCCGGCAGCAAAGGTAATTGGAGGGAGGGCAAAAAAACTATTCCCCAAAACTGAAGATTACTGGCTTGAGGCTTATAGTGAAGTCATTGAAACCGGTAACCCAATTACGTACGTTAATTATTCGGCTGAATTAGACAAGTATATTGAAAGTTATATTTTTAAAATCAAAAAAAATTATGTTGCCACTTTCTTTAATGATGTTACCGATCGTGTAAAGAATGCAAAAATTTTAAATAAATTTAAAACTTCCGTTGATAACTCCCTCGATGGTGTATTTTGGATAAACGAAGAAGGAGGTTTTGATTATGTTAATCAACAGGCCTCTAAGATGCTGAGGTATACCCATGAAGAATTAATACAACTAAAAATATTTGATATTGACCCCAATACAGATAAAAAGGTTTTTAAAGACATATGGAATGATTTGCATAAAAATAAATCGTTTAAATCATATACACTGGAGAGTTGTCATAAAAGAAAAGATGGCTCTGTTTTTCCTATAGAAGTAAATTCTGTTTTTATTTGGAAAGACAATAATGGTTTTCTTATTTCTAACATAAGAGACATAACAGAACGAAAAGAATATGAAGAAAACCTTCTTAAGAATCAAAAACTACTAAATGATTCACAAAGGGCAGGCAATATAGGAAGTTGGGAGTACTATATTGAAACCGACGAATTAATATGGAACGACCAGGTTTATGATATTTATGGTATGGACAAATCAGTGAAACTCAATTACCAGGTATTTATTGATTTGGTTTATCCTGAAGACAGAGCTTACTTTGAACAAAAATACCAGGAAAGTTTAGAGCTGGGGGTATTCCCTGAATATGAATATCGTATTGTAAAGCCGGATGAAACGTTGTGCTATCTCAAAACTATGGGGAATATCGAATTTTCCGAAAATAATAAACCCTACCGGACGTATGGGATAGTGCAGGATATTACTGAGCAAAAGCAATACGAAAAAAAAATTCTGGAAAACCAAAAATTACTGAATGAATCACAACGTATTGCTAAAATGGGAAGCTGGGAACTTATTTTGGAGAATTTCAGAATTCATTGGAGCGATTCGATGTACCTGTTGCACGGATTAGACAAACAAACTTTTAACCTTACCCATGACAATTTTCTTCAGTTAGTTCATCCGGATGACAGGCAATCCATTATCAAAAATATAGAAAAAACTCATGAAGCAGAAAAGATAGACAACGATGAATACCGGATTATAAGGCCCGATGGCGAAGTAAGAACAATATTGACTTCGGCCGAAGTAATAAAAAATGAAGATAACCAGCCCGTTAAGCTAATTGGCGTGGTACAGGATATTACCGAAAGTAAAATAGCAAAAGAAGCTCTTATTGAAAGTGAAGAAAGAGCCCGCTTATTTGTTGAAAATACACCACTGCCCATAGCTTTATTCGACACCAATATGTGTTATATAATAGCCAGCAAGCAATGGTACCTTACTTATAATGTGGATGAACAGAATATAACCGGCAAGTACCATTACGACTTATTTCCTGAAACTTCCCACAGGTGGAGAGATTTACATCAACAGGCAATACAAGGGAATGTGATAAAAAGCGAAAAAGACAAATTTATCCGGCAGAATGGAAGCTTCCAGTGGGTGCGTTATGAGCTGCATCCCTGGCATAAGGGCGATAAAACCGTAGGTGGTATGGTTGCATTTACGGAAGATATTACCCAAAAAGTTGAAGCAGCTGAGGCGCTAAAGGAAACAGAACAAAAAATGCAGCGGATATTTGAATTTGCTCCCATTAGTATAGGACTGTTGGACAAAAGGGTGATCTTAGATGTTAATTCACAAGTTTGCAACCTCACCTGGTACAAAAAAGAAGAGTTAATAGGTAACAAAACAGAAGTCGTTTTTCCAACCAAAAAAGAGTATGAAATGGTTGGGGAAGTAATGTATAAACAGTTAGCAGAGAAGGGTTTTGGTGAATTTGAATCCAAATGGGAAAGGAAAGATGGAAAACTTATAAATGTATACCTCACATTAACATATCTCGATCCAGAAGATCCTGCAAAAGGAGTGCTTTTTACCGCCATGGATATAACAAAACAAAAAGAAGCTGAAAAACAATTAATAAATGCAAAGGAGCGTGCTGAAGAAAGCGAATTCTTCCTCCGGGAATCGCAACGCACAGGCAATATTGGCTCTTACAAAATGTATTTTAATCCAGGGAATTGGATTTCAACAGAAACACTAAATAACATATTTGGTATTAATGAATCTTATACGAAAGATACAATTGGCTGGTTAAAATTAGTCCATCCCGATGACAGGAAAATGATGGATGACTATTTCCGAAATGAAGTAATTGGTAAGCTTCAACCTTTCAATAAAGAATACCAGATTATACGAAAAACCGATAACGAAACCAGGTGGGTACATGGTATGGGTAAATTGTATCTCGACGACAAAGGCCATTTATCTCACATGCTGGGAACAATTCAGGACATCACTGAACGTAAACTTATTGAGGAAGAACGCAAAATGATGAATATTGAGCTTGAAAAAAGAGTAATAAAACGTACAGACCAGCTACAGCAAGCAAATAAAGACCTGGAGGCCTTTGCTTACAGTGTTTCCCATGATTTACGGGCGCCATTAAGACATATTGATGGATTTATGCACCTGCTGGAAAAAACAATTGGCCCTGCTGATTCGAAAGTACAAAACTATATGGATAAAATATTCTACTCTGCTAAAAACATGTCTTCGATGATTGATGAACTTCTGAAATTCTCCCGCTTAGGACGTGCTGATTTAAAAACAAGGCAAGTTAATTTGACAACTATTATAAATGAAATTATTAATCGTTTAAAACCCGATTATACCGGAAGGAACATGCAATGGAAGATTAACGAGCTACCTGAGGTTTTTGGAGATCAGGGACTTTTAGAAATTGCTTTCGAAAACCTAATATCAAATGCCATAAAATATACATTAAAAAAGGATCCGGCAATTATTGAAATCGGGCAACAAAAAAACTGCCGGACCGAAAGTGTTTGTATTTTTATAAAAGACAACGGGGCAGGCTTTGATATGGCATATAAAGATAAATTATTTGGAGTATTCCAACGCTTACATAAAAGCGAGGAATTTGAAGGAATAGGAATTGGATTGGCAAATGTAAAACAGATTATTACCAAACACGGTGGAACAATTGAAGTAGAGTCAGAAATAAACAAAGGCGCAATCTTTTATATAATATTACCAATACAAAAAAAGCATGAACAACGTAGGCAAAATACTATATGCCGAAGATAA
- a CDS encoding response regulator: protein MNNVGKILYAEDNDNDVELTLAAFEECNLANPVDVVKDGAEALDYLFYKGKYSQRDKEIPLFILLDLKMPKLDGIEVLKEIRKSKEYKSIPVIILTSSKMESDIARSYEFGANSFVVKPIDFAAFVEAIKNLGYFWANVNTSLKNYE, encoded by the coding sequence ATGAACAACGTAGGCAAAATACTATATGCCGAAGATAACGACAACGACGTTGAACTTACCCTGGCCGCATTTGAGGAATGTAACCTTGCTAACCCTGTGGATGTAGTTAAAGACGGTGCCGAAGCGTTGGATTACTTATTCTACAAAGGAAAATACAGCCAACGAGATAAAGAAATTCCCCTGTTTATTCTGCTTGATTTAAAAATGCCAAAACTCGACGGCATTGAAGTGCTTAAAGAAATAAGAAAATCAAAAGAATATAAGAGTATACCTGTTATTATTCTTACTTCATCTAAAATGGAATCGGATATTGCCAGAAGCTATGAATTTGGGGCAAATAGCTTCGTAGTAAAACCTATTGATTTCGCAGCGTTTGTGGAAGCCATAAAAAACCTCGGCTATTTTTGGGCAAATGTTAATACATCATTAAAAAATTATGAGTAA
- a CDS encoding hybrid sensor histidine kinase/response regulator has product MSKQILHILMLEDNELDAELNREQLNLLEEYDCIVKIIQDKEDYISEITSSSLPDLILCDYTLPMFNGMEALNELNSRKLLIPFIFVTGTLQEEVAADAIKAGAWDYVVKDRLFRLPLAIKSVLALKKEKDIAIEADKRIQKIIRGIDETSMLVIVIDKDYIIDYVNQNFTRVSGFPFSKVSGKSIFSVFSHADQKLLDNIRAIFQKKEAFTGNFKISDNDSFFWERLSVTPIFNDNNTLNSYTIIADDITDQKKLEKDLKKSLKKLKTLNKKLELAKNKAEESDNLKTAFLANLSHEIRTPMNGILGFADLLKQENLSPDMIHQYIDIIEESGKRMLNLINDLVDISKIEANQIVINPEKTNLNKLMSELYDFFFTQVSQNGITFVCKKGLDDSESDILIDKLKLEQVLSNLLNNALKFTKKGAILFQYKKVDNRLIFSVKDTGKGIGPGLGKVIFERFRQAEISYLKEAEGLGLGLSISKSFVEKMGGEIWVESEYGNGAEFFVSLPFVPERSEPKTKIVGRQEVFDKELTILIAEDDEINYLYFENVLSTNKIKLYHAENGKQAIELYKKHSEIDIILISAGLVPRSSASKLILNLLCERIYS; this is encoded by the coding sequence ATGAGTAAACAAATTCTACATATTTTAATGCTCGAAGATAATGAGCTGGATGCAGAGTTAAACCGGGAACAATTAAATTTGCTGGAAGAATACGATTGTATAGTGAAAATTATTCAGGATAAAGAGGACTATATCTCTGAAATCACTTCAAGTTCTCTGCCAGATTTAATACTTTGCGATTATACGCTCCCCATGTTCAATGGCATGGAAGCATTAAATGAATTAAATTCCCGGAAATTGCTAATCCCATTCATCTTTGTAACGGGTACTTTGCAGGAAGAAGTTGCTGCCGACGCGATAAAAGCCGGTGCCTGGGATTATGTGGTAAAAGATCGTTTATTCCGCTTGCCACTTGCCATAAAAAGTGTATTAGCACTAAAAAAGGAAAAGGACATTGCCATAGAGGCCGATAAAAGGATTCAAAAAATAATAAGGGGAATCGACGAAACATCGATGCTCGTAATCGTAATTGATAAAGACTATATCATAGACTATGTAAATCAAAATTTTACAAGAGTAAGTGGTTTCCCGTTTAGTAAAGTGTCCGGCAAATCTATTTTTTCTGTTTTTTCTCATGCCGACCAGAAATTGCTTGATAATATACGTGCCATTTTCCAAAAAAAAGAAGCGTTCACAGGTAATTTTAAAATCAGCGATAATGATTCCTTTTTTTGGGAACGTTTATCAGTAACACCTATTTTTAATGATAACAATACACTTAATAGTTATACCATAATTGCTGATGATATTACAGATCAGAAAAAGCTCGAAAAAGACTTAAAAAAATCGCTTAAAAAATTAAAGACTCTGAATAAAAAGCTTGAGCTGGCAAAAAATAAGGCTGAGGAAAGCGATAATCTAAAAACTGCTTTTCTTGCCAACCTGAGCCACGAAATCAGAACACCAATGAACGGGATTCTGGGGTTTGCAGATCTTCTAAAACAAGAAAATCTGTCGCCTGATATGATTCATCAATATATTGATATTATTGAAGAAAGTGGAAAACGCATGCTAAATCTCATTAACGATCTCGTTGATATTTCAAAGATTGAGGCAAATCAGATCGTGATCAATCCTGAAAAAACGAATCTAAATAAGCTAATGAGTGAATTATATGATTTCTTTTTTACTCAGGTAAGCCAGAATGGAATTACGTTTGTTTGTAAAAAAGGCCTGGACGATTCAGAATCTGATATTTTAATCGACAAATTAAAACTAGAACAGGTACTGTCTAATTTGTTGAATAATGCTTTAAAATTCACAAAAAAAGGGGCGATTCTTTTTCAATACAAAAAAGTTGACAACAGACTTATTTTTAGCGTTAAAGATACCGGAAAAGGTATTGGTCCCGGCTTGGGAAAAGTGATTTTCGAGCGTTTCCGGCAGGCAGAAATTTCTTATTTAAAAGAAGCAGAGGGACTAGGATTGGGCTTATCAATATCAAAGTCGTTTGTCGAGAAAATGGGGGGTGAAATATGGGTAGAGTCGGAATACGGTAACGGCGCTGAATTTTTTGTCAGCTTACCATTTGTGCCTGAAAGAAGTGAGCCCAAAACGAAAATCGTTGGCAGACAGGAGGTTTTTGATAAAGAGCTCACAATTTTGATTGCAGAGGATGATGAAATTAATTATTTGTATTTTGAGAATGTTTTAAGTACAAATAAAATTAAGTTATATCATGCAGAAAATGGAAAACAGGCAATTGAATTATATAAAAAACATTCCGAAATAGATATAATTCTAATCTCAGCGGGGTTAGTTCCCCGAAGCTCTGCTTCGAAATTAATTTTAAATTTGTTATGTGAGCGAATTTATTCATAA
- the tnpA gene encoding IS200/IS605 family transposase yields the protein MSEFIHKSHNVSVLLYHFVCPAKYRRVVFDKDVDESLKQVCIEISKRFEITFIEIGTDKDHVHFLIQSVPMLSPTRIIQTVKSITAKQIFKLHPKVKKQLWGGEFWTKGFYVSSVGAHGDENTIQKYVQAQGRQKEYQKLHVQQLSLF from the coding sequence GTGAGCGAATTTATTCATAAGAGTCATAATGTTTCAGTACTTCTTTACCATTTTGTCTGTCCAGCCAAATATCGGAGGGTTGTTTTTGACAAAGATGTTGATGAAAGTTTGAAACAAGTATGTATTGAAATCTCGAAGCGTTTTGAAATTACTTTTATAGAGATTGGTACGGATAAAGACCATGTTCATTTCTTGATTCAAAGTGTGCCAATGTTGAGTCCAACGCGAATCATTCAGACAGTAAAAAGTATCACTGCGAAACAGATTTTCAAGCTTCATCCCAAAGTCAAGAAACAACTGTGGGGAGGTGAATTCTGGACCAAAGGGTTTTATGTTAGTTCGGTTGGTGCTCATGGTGATGAAAATACAATTCAAAAATATGTACAAGCTCAAGGAAGACAAAAGGAATATCAAAAACTCCATGTTCAGCAACTTAGCTTATTTTGA